A part of Neovison vison isolate M4711 chromosome 8, ASM_NN_V1, whole genome shotgun sequence genomic DNA contains:
- the PLEK gene encoding pleckstrin isoform X2 produces the protein MEPKRIREGYLVKRGSMFNTWKPMWVVLLEDGIEFYKKKSDNSPKGMIPLKGSTLTSPCQDFGKRMFVFKITTTKQQDHFFQAAFLEERDAWVRDIKKAIKCIEGGQKFARKSTRRSIRLPETVDLGALYLSMKDTEKGIKELNLEKDKKIFNHCFTGNCVIDWLVSNNSVRNRQEGLMIASSLLGEGYLQPAGELSKNAADGISENPFLDNPDAFYYFPDSGFFCEENSSDDDVILKEEFRGVIIKQGCLLKQGHRRKNWKVRKFVLREDPAYLHYYDPAGGEDPLGAIHLRGCVVTSVESSSDVRKSEEENLFEIITADEVHYFLQAATPKERTEWIKAIQVASRTGK, from the exons ATGGAACCAAAACGGATCAGAGAGGGCTACCTTGTGAAGAGG GGAAGTATGTTCAACACCTGGAAACCTATGTGGGTTGTACTATTAGAAGATGGAATCGAATTCTATAAGAAGAAAAGTGACAACAGCCCCAAAGGAATGATTCCCCTGAAAGGAAGCACACTGACTAGCCCTTGTCAAGACTTTGGCAAAAGGATG tttgTGTTTAAGATCACTACGACCAAACAGCAGGACCACTTCTTCCAGGCagccttcctggaggagagaGATGCCTGGGTTCGGGACATCAAGAAAGCCATTAAATGCATTGAAGGAGGTCAAAAGTTTGCAAGGAAATCCACCAGGAGGTCCATTCGATTGCCAGAAACTGTTGACTTAGG TGCCTTGTACCTGTCCAtgaaagatacagagaaaggaataaaagaactGAATCTAGAGAAGGACAAGAAGatttttaatcactgcttcacAG GGAACTGTGTCATCGACTGGCTGGTGTCCAATAACTCTGTTCGGAATCGCCAGGAAGGCCTCATGATTGCCTCCTCGCTGCTGGGCGAAGGGTACCTGCAGCCCGCGGGAGAACTGTCCAAGAATGCAGCAGACGGCATCTCTGAAAACCCTTTCCTGGATaaccctgatgccttctactacTTT CCAGACAGTGGGTTCTTCTGTGAAGAGAATTCCAGTGATGATGATGTGATACTGAAAGAAGAATTCAGAGGGGTCATTATCAAGCAGGGATGTTTACTGAAGCAG GGGCACAGGAGGAAAAACTGGAAAGTGAGGAAGTTCGTTCTGAGAGAAGACCCTGCGTACCTGCACTACTACGACCCCGCTGGG GGGGAAGATCCTCTGGGAGCAATCCACTTGAGAGGCTGTGTGGTGACTTCCGTGGAGAGCAGCTCAGATG TCAGGAAGAGTGAAGAAGAGAACCTCTTTGAGATCATCACTGCTGACGAAGTTCACTATTTTTTGCAAGCGGCCACCCCCAAGGAGCGCACTGAGTGGATCAAAGCCATCCAGGTGGCCTCCCGGACTGGGAAGTAA
- the PLEK gene encoding pleckstrin isoform X1, with protein MEPKRIREGYLVKRGSMFNTWKPMWVVLLEDGIEFYKKKSDNSPKGMIPLKGSTLTSPCQDFGKRMFVFKITTTKQQDHFFQAAFLEERDAWVRDIKKAIKCIEGGQKFARKSTRRSIRLPETVDLGALYLSMKDTEKGIKELNLEKDKKIFNHCFTGNCVIDWLVSNNSVRNRQEGLMIASSLLGEGYLQPAGELSKNAADGISENPFLDNPDAFYYFPDSGFFCEENSSDDDVILKEEFRGVIIKQGCLLKQGHRRKNWKVRKFVLREDPAYLHYYDPAGGEDPLGAIHLRGCVVTSVESSSDAVRKSEEENLFEIITADEVHYFLQAATPKERTEWIKAIQVASRTGK; from the exons ATGGAACCAAAACGGATCAGAGAGGGCTACCTTGTGAAGAGG GGAAGTATGTTCAACACCTGGAAACCTATGTGGGTTGTACTATTAGAAGATGGAATCGAATTCTATAAGAAGAAAAGTGACAACAGCCCCAAAGGAATGATTCCCCTGAAAGGAAGCACACTGACTAGCCCTTGTCAAGACTTTGGCAAAAGGATG tttgTGTTTAAGATCACTACGACCAAACAGCAGGACCACTTCTTCCAGGCagccttcctggaggagagaGATGCCTGGGTTCGGGACATCAAGAAAGCCATTAAATGCATTGAAGGAGGTCAAAAGTTTGCAAGGAAATCCACCAGGAGGTCCATTCGATTGCCAGAAACTGTTGACTTAGG TGCCTTGTACCTGTCCAtgaaagatacagagaaaggaataaaagaactGAATCTAGAGAAGGACAAGAAGatttttaatcactgcttcacAG GGAACTGTGTCATCGACTGGCTGGTGTCCAATAACTCTGTTCGGAATCGCCAGGAAGGCCTCATGATTGCCTCCTCGCTGCTGGGCGAAGGGTACCTGCAGCCCGCGGGAGAACTGTCCAAGAATGCAGCAGACGGCATCTCTGAAAACCCTTTCCTGGATaaccctgatgccttctactacTTT CCAGACAGTGGGTTCTTCTGTGAAGAGAATTCCAGTGATGATGATGTGATACTGAAAGAAGAATTCAGAGGGGTCATTATCAAGCAGGGATGTTTACTGAAGCAG GGGCACAGGAGGAAAAACTGGAAAGTGAGGAAGTTCGTTCTGAGAGAAGACCCTGCGTACCTGCACTACTACGACCCCGCTGGG GGGGAAGATCCTCTGGGAGCAATCCACTTGAGAGGCTGTGTGGTGACTTCCGTGGAGAGCAGCTCAGATG caGTCAGGAAGAGTGAAGAAGAGAACCTCTTTGAGATCATCACTGCTGACGAAGTTCACTATTTTTTGCAAGCGGCCACCCCCAAGGAGCGCACTGAGTGGATCAAAGCCATCCAGGTGGCCTCCCGGACTGGGAAGTAA